The Eleutherodactylus coqui strain aEleCoq1 chromosome 6, aEleCoq1.hap1, whole genome shotgun sequence genome window below encodes:
- the LOC136571885 gene encoding olfactory receptor 6P1-like has translation MACLIIYITCLAGNIIIFLLIYFDINLHSPMYFFISRFAILEITFVSVIVPKLLDILIAGRNRISFAACFLQLYLGDTTGITECCLLTVMAFDRHLAITNPLRYLDLMSQWCTKLAAFPWAIGLVASFIMTIFTASLKFCGPNIIDHFFCDLAPLQNLACSDPHVSNLVTSILAILVAVLPFIIIMGFYTHIIITVLNIKSVEGKYKAFSTCSSHLIVSNLFFCTSITVYVQPSNSQHDKFLAFIYTIVTPLLNPFIYTLRNRDVKQAFFKKLSTLNSLIQIRCK, from the coding sequence ATGGCCTGTCTAATCATTTATATTACATGTCTTGCTGggaatataattatatttttgcTTATTTATTTTGACATTAATCTTCATTCGCCAATGTACTTTTTTATCAGCAGATTTGCCATTTTGGAAATTACATTTGTTTCTGTTATTGTTCCTAAACTCTTAGACATTCTTATCGCTGGTAGGAACAGGATTAGTTTTGCAGCCTGCTTCTTGCAGTTATATCTTGGTGATACCACTGGTATAACAGAATGTTGCCTTCTCACTGTAATGGCTTTTGATAGACATTTAGCCATTACAAACCCATTGCGATATTTGGATTTAATGAGTCAATGGTGTACCAAGCTTGCTGCATTTCCATGGGCTATTGGTTTGGTTGCTTCTTTCATAATGACTATATTTACAGCATCTTTGAAATTCTGCGGCCCCAACATCATTGACCATTTCTTCTGTGACCTGGCTCCTTTACAAAATTTGGCATGCTCCGATCCCCATGTTAGTAATCTGGTGACAAGCATACTTGCCATCTTAGTGGCTGTTCTCCCCTTTATCATAATAATGGGGTTCTATACTCATATCATAATAACAGTCCTAAACATTAAGAGTGTAGAAGGAAAATATAAAGCTTTCTCCACCTGCTCTTCTCATCTTATTGTATCAAACCTTTTCTTCTGTACAAGTATCACCGTGTACGTCCAACCAAGTAATAGCCAACATGACAAATTTCTTGCTTTTATATACACAATTGTGACACCACTGTTAAATccatttatttacactttgagaAACAGAGATGTGAAACAAGCATTCTTCAAAAAACTGAGTACCTTAAACTCATTGATACAAATAAGATGCAAATAA